A window of Natrinema salifodinae contains these coding sequences:
- a CDS encoding type I 3-dehydroquinate dehydratase — protein sequence MSLQFDSFVLAASTADLADAADPVAREHADAIEFRMDLADEPLAALEDYDGEVPILATNRAEWEGGEASDDGRLEALAEATTVDGVEAIDVELESILADEADELLETARDVSIVASAHDFEGTPPRNELVRTLTEAGKHADVAKVAVTAESKADTLALLSATEQLTAHGDAVATMAMGDVGRHTRAVAPVYGSKIGYAPVDPDDATAPGQYDLETLAGLIGSLD from the coding sequence ATGAGCCTGCAGTTCGATTCCTTCGTCCTCGCAGCGTCGACGGCGGATCTCGCGGACGCAGCCGATCCCGTCGCTCGCGAGCACGCCGACGCGATCGAGTTCCGAATGGACCTGGCCGACGAACCGCTCGCCGCGCTCGAGGACTACGACGGCGAGGTGCCGATCCTCGCGACCAACCGCGCCGAGTGGGAGGGCGGCGAGGCGAGCGACGACGGCCGGCTCGAGGCGCTAGCCGAGGCGACCACCGTCGACGGCGTCGAAGCGATCGACGTCGAACTCGAGTCGATCCTCGCGGACGAGGCCGACGAGCTACTCGAGACCGCACGCGACGTCTCGATCGTCGCGTCGGCCCACGACTTCGAGGGGACCCCGCCACGAAACGAGCTGGTCCGCACGCTGACCGAGGCCGGCAAGCACGCCGACGTCGCGAAGGTGGCTGTCACGGCCGAATCGAAAGCCGATACCCTCGCGTTGCTCTCGGCGACCGAACAGCTGACTGCCCACGGCGACGCCGTCGCGACGATGGCGATGGGCGACGTCGGACGCCACACGCGCGCGGTCGCGCCGGTGTACGGTTCGAAGATCGGCTACGCGCCCGTCGACCCCGACGACGCGACCGCGCCAGGCCAGTACGATCTCGAGACGCTCGCGGGCCTGATCGGGAGT
- a CDS encoding transcription initiation factor IIB: protein MTNAPSNTRVRRSEHETSEQETETETQDQDLVCPECAGNLVVDDEHGETVCEDCGLVVEEDSVDRGPEWRAFDAAEKNEKSRVGAPTTNTMHDKGLSTNIDWRNKDAYGNSLGSRQREKMQRLRKWNERFRTRDSKERNLKQALGEIDRMASALGLPNNVRETASVIYRRALDEDLLPGRSIEGVSTACVYAAARQAGVPRSLDEIADVSRVEKNEIARTYRYVVRELGLEVQPADPESYVPRFASGLELSDEAEHRARSLLQNAKEKGVHSGKSPVGLAAAAVYAAALLTNEKTTQAAVSDVADISEVTIRNRYHELLEAEDTIGLA from the coding sequence ATGACTAACGCACCATCGAACACGAGAGTACGACGTAGCGAACACGAAACGAGCGAACAGGAGACCGAAACCGAGACGCAAGACCAGGATCTCGTTTGCCCCGAGTGTGCGGGCAACCTCGTCGTCGACGACGAACACGGCGAGACCGTCTGCGAGGACTGCGGCCTGGTCGTCGAAGAGGACTCGGTCGACCGCGGCCCCGAGTGGCGCGCGTTCGACGCCGCCGAGAAAAACGAGAAGTCCCGCGTCGGCGCCCCGACCACGAACACGATGCACGACAAGGGGCTGTCGACGAACATCGACTGGCGCAACAAGGACGCCTACGGCAACTCGCTGGGCTCGCGCCAGCGCGAGAAGATGCAGCGCCTGCGCAAGTGGAACGAGCGCTTCCGTACCCGCGACTCCAAGGAGCGCAACCTCAAGCAGGCCCTGGGTGAGATCGACCGGATGGCCTCCGCGCTCGGCCTCCCCAACAACGTCCGCGAGACCGCCTCTGTCATCTACCGGCGTGCGCTCGACGAAGACCTCCTGCCCGGACGCTCCATCGAGGGCGTCTCGACGGCCTGCGTCTACGCCGCCGCCCGCCAGGCGGGCGTCCCCCGCAGCTTAGACGAGATCGCGGACGTCTCCCGCGTCGAGAAAAACGAGATCGCGCGCACCTACCGCTACGTGGTCCGCGAACTCGGCCTCGAAGTCCAGCCCGCCGACCCCGAGAGCTACGTCCCCCGCTTCGCCTCGGGCCTGGAGCTCTCCGACGAGGCCGAACACCGCGCGCGCTCGCTGCTCCAGAACGCCAAGGAGAAAGGCGTCCACTCCGGGAAGTCGCCGGTCGGCCTCGCGGCCGCCGCGGTCTACGCCGCCGCCCTGCTGACCAACGAAAAGACCACCCAGGCCGCCGTCTCCGACGTCGCCGACATCTCCGAAGTGACGATCCGGAACCGCTACCACGAACTCCTCGAAGCCGAGGACACGATCGGCCTGGCGTAA